Proteins encoded within one genomic window of Halomarina litorea:
- a CDS encoding cbb3-type cytochrome c oxidase subunit I produces the protein MILTGLLLGTVFVGALVLLGYRRNGDEWRSARTDGGYVSEYESEATKPFGVVRWLTTVDHKDIGILYIVFGTVAALWGGMDAMMVRTELLTADTTIWSNETYNALFTTHGITMIFFFVVPVFAGIANYFLPILIDAEDMAFPRINAIAFWLLPPALLLVRGGLVTEIVAKLLAPALGVLVEPLFALRPPTTSWTMYTPLSIQQVNQQVDLMLLGLHLSGISTTLGAINFIVTVFTERGERVSWANLDIFSWTMLTQSGIILFAFPLLGSTLIMMLMDRNFGTMFFALEGGGPILFQNLFWFWGHPEVYILFLPATGLTSFLLPKFAGRKLFGFKFIVYSTLAIGVLSFGVWAHHMFTTGVDPRIRASFMAVTIAIAVPSAVKTFNWMTTLWSGQLRLTAPMILLLGGIGTFVIGGVTGVFLASIPVDYAFQGTYYVVGHFHFIIMGIIAMSMVAASYYWYPILTRRMYDQRLAKVQAVTLIIGVIVTFTVMLIVGYLGLPRRYAEYPEQFELLQQVTTAGAYLIMLSVGLWVINLVQSLRTGPIVMDADVWNLKSVGQFTREWQWFEEKLDEERGID, from the coding sequence ATGATTCTCACGGGACTCCTCTTAGGGACAGTATTCGTCGGAGCATTGGTACTCCTCGGCTATCGGAGGAACGGAGACGAGTGGAGGTCCGCTCGCACGGACGGGGGATACGTTTCAGAGTACGAGTCAGAGGCGACGAAGCCCTTCGGCGTAGTCCGATGGCTGACGACGGTCGATCACAAGGATATCGGCATCCTCTACATCGTCTTCGGGACCGTCGCCGCACTCTGGGGCGGAATGGACGCGATGATGGTCCGGACCGAACTGCTGACCGCCGATACCACCATCTGGTCGAACGAGACGTACAACGCACTGTTTACCACTCACGGCATCACGATGATCTTCTTCTTCGTCGTGCCGGTGTTCGCGGGTATCGCGAACTACTTCCTCCCGATTCTGATCGACGCCGAGGACATGGCGTTCCCACGGATCAACGCGATCGCGTTCTGGCTCCTTCCGCCTGCACTCCTCTTAGTGCGTGGTGGACTGGTCACGGAGATCGTCGCCAAGCTACTGGCACCAGCACTCGGCGTGCTAGTCGAACCGCTGTTCGCGTTGCGCCCTCCGACGACATCGTGGACGATGTACACCCCACTGTCGATTCAGCAGGTCAATCAACAGGTCGACCTGATGTTGCTGGGACTGCACCTCTCGGGGATTTCGACGACGCTCGGTGCCATCAACTTCATCGTGACCGTGTTTACGGAGCGTGGCGAGCGAGTCAGCTGGGCGAACCTCGACATCTTCTCGTGGACGATGCTGACCCAATCGGGCATCATCCTGTTCGCGTTCCCCCTGCTGGGGAGCACGCTCATCATGATGCTCATGGACCGCAACTTCGGGACGATGTTCTTCGCCCTCGAGGGTGGCGGCCCGATCCTCTTTCAGAACCTCTTCTGGTTCTGGGGCCACCCGGAGGTGTACATCCTCTTCCTCCCGGCGACGGGGCTCACCAGCTTTCTGCTCCCGAAATTCGCCGGTCGGAAGCTCTTCGGGTTCAAGTTCATCGTCTACTCGACACTCGCCATCGGCGTCCTCTCCTTCGGCGTGTGGGCCCACCACATGTTCACGACGGGCGTCGACCCGCGCATCCGCGCGAGCTTCATGGCCGTCACCATCGCCATCGCCGTTCCGAGCGCCGTCAAGACGTTCAACTGGATGACGACACTGTGGTCGGGTCAATTGCGGCTCACCGCCCCGATGATCCTTCTGTTGGGTGGCATCGGGACGTTCGTCATCGGCGGGGTGACTGGCGTATTCCTCGCCTCGATCCCCGTCGACTATGCCTTCCAGGGCACCTACTACGTCGTCGGGCACTTCCACTTCATCATCATGGGCATCATCGCGATGTCGATGGTCGCCGCGAGCTACTACTGGTATCCGATCCTCACCCGGCGGATGTACGATCAGCGTCTCGCGAAGGTGCAGGCGGTGACGCTCATCATCGGCGTCATCGTCACGTTCACCGTGATGCTCATCGTCGGATATCTCGGGCTCCCGCGGCGCTACGCCGAGTATCCCGAGCAGTTCGAACTGCTCCAGCAGGTCACGACAGCCGGGGCCTATCTCATCATGCTAAGTGTCGGCCTGTGGGTCATCAACCTCGTTCAATCACTGCGGACCGGCCCGATCGTCATGGATGCCGACGTCTGGAACCTCAAGTCGGTCGGGCAGTTCACACGAGAATGGCAGTGGTTCGAGGAGAAACTGGACGAAGAGCGAGGGATCGACTGA
- a CDS encoding DUF7520 family protein, translating into MMMAFISTPTVSRVKSQRSGRTVLLIVAISAVVIGAVFGYVIGLVAPGVFGHIQVASVVRFHPTPSGLATYGALMTAVVLGGLFGAVQFVSRYDTDAR; encoded by the coding sequence ATGATGATGGCATTCATATCAACTCCTACTGTGAGCCGAGTGAAGTCACAGCGCTCCGGGCGAACGGTCCTACTTATCGTCGCCATCTCTGCCGTCGTGATCGGTGCCGTGTTCGGCTACGTGATCGGCCTCGTCGCACCGGGTGTGTTCGGTCACATCCAAGTCGCCAGCGTCGTGCGATTCCACCCGACCCCAAGTGGACTCGCGACGTACGGCGCACTGATGACAGCGGTCGTACTGGGTGGGCTCTTCGGGGCCGTCCAGTTCGTCTCTCGCTACGATACTGACGCCCGCTGA
- a CDS encoding CPBP family intramembrane glutamic endopeptidase, translating into MNTPERDIKGVKTLLESGGLAIGALVVGASLLTVTIGALEGVGIGIRNHPARQLLLSTVLLQGVAFGGVALGYLWLTGRGFEMLRVRVPTLRDIGWIVGGFIVLGGLLVGISQLLGLLGIELAQNDVVSTASQEPIAFLLLVPLSILLVGPGEELLYRGVIQGSLAESFHVGRAIILASALFAAIHVFSLLGSGAGVAAYIGFVFVLATVLGATYVLSDNLLVPAAIHGLYNAAQFGLAYVQAVGLL; encoded by the coding sequence ATGAACACGCCCGAACGGGACATCAAAGGAGTGAAGACACTTCTCGAATCGGGGGGTCTGGCGATCGGAGCACTCGTCGTCGGGGCGTCACTCCTTACGGTGACGATCGGGGCGTTGGAGGGAGTCGGGATCGGCATCCGGAACCACCCTGCTCGCCAACTTCTCCTCTCGACCGTGTTGCTGCAAGGCGTCGCCTTCGGTGGGGTCGCCCTCGGCTACCTCTGGCTCACCGGTCGCGGGTTCGAGATGCTGCGAGTCCGAGTACCCACACTCCGAGATATCGGGTGGATCGTCGGGGGGTTCATCGTCTTGGGTGGACTGCTCGTCGGCATCTCACAACTCCTCGGACTGCTCGGTATCGAACTGGCACAGAACGACGTCGTGAGTACCGCCAGTCAGGAACCGATCGCGTTCCTGTTGCTGGTTCCCCTGTCGATCTTGCTCGTTGGCCCCGGCGAGGAATTGCTCTACCGTGGCGTCATTCAAGGCTCGCTCGCCGAGTCCTTCCACGTCGGTCGAGCGATTATTCTCGCGAGTGCGTTGTTCGCGGCCATCCACGTCTTCTCGCTCCTCGGGAGTGGTGCTGGTGTAGCGGCGTATATCGGATTCGTATTCGTGCTCGCGACCGTGCTGGGGGCGACGTACGTGCTTAGCGACAATCTACTCGTTCCGGCGGCGATCCACGGCCTGTACAACGCCGCGCAGTTCGGTCTCGCATACGTGCAGGCGGTCGGACTGCTCTGA